The sequence below is a genomic window from Candidatus Neomarinimicrobiota bacterium.
GGGCTTACCGAGCGCCAGAATGGCCGGGTCGAGCTGGGGCGCGTCCGCGCCGAAAACGCTGGCCGGCCCCCCTGACAGAATCACCGCGGCAAAGTGGTCTGCAGCCAGCGCATCGGCCGGCGTATCAAAGGGCAGGAGTTCCGAGTAAACGTGGTGCTCGCGCACCCGGCGGGCTATGAGCTGGGTGTATTGCGATCCGAAGTCCAGGATGGCGACGGTTTGGCGGTGTTTCATGGCGTTTGAAACAGCGGCCAGCCGCTCAGTCCTTGCAGGGACTGCTGGTGGGTCAAATCGTAGTGCAGGGGGGTGATACTCACCTTGCCGGCTTTCAGCGTCGCCTCATCGGTGTTGGCAGCTTCCTTGCGCTCGCGCTTGCGCCCGGCCAGCCAATAGTAAACCCGATTGTGGGGATCAACCCTGCGGTCGAAGCGGTCCTGCCAGTCCGATTTCCCATGCACGGTGAGCACATAACCCCGCCCCTCCAGAACGCCAGCTGGAAACTGGTCCAGTGGCTGGTCGGGAATGTTGACGTTGAGCAGCGTGCCCGCTGGGAGACCATGCTCCAGTATGTTGGTGACGACCTGCTGAGCCACGGCCATTGAGGGGCCAAAATCGTGGCAATCCCAGCAGTCCACGGAAAAGGCGGCGCTGGGTATGCCCAGGATGGTGCCTTCAGTGGCCGCAGAAACCGTACCGGAGTAGATCACGTTGATCCCCGTGTTGCTCCCATGGTTGATGCCGGAGACCACCAGACTCGGTGGCCGGTCCAGCACGGCTAGAGTCGCCAGTTTCACGCAGTCTGCAGGGGTTCCCGAGCAGGCATGGGCAGTGACCCCCGGCAAGCCCAGGTCCACCTCATTTACGCGCAGGGGGTCTGAAAGGGTGATGGCATGCCCCGCCGCGCTCCGCTCCACTTCCGGCGCCATCACCACCACCTCCCCAAGGGGGAGCATGGCTTCGCACAGCGCCCTGAGGCCCGCTGCCTGGATGCCGTCGTCGTTACTGATGAGAATCAGCGGCTTGCTCATAGCCAAAAAATCCGATAATCCGGGTGAGGGTATCCTTGAGGTCACGGCGATGAACGATCTGGTCAACGAACCCCTTCTCCAGCAGGAATTCCGCCCGCTGAAACCCCTCCGGCAGCTCCTGCCCGATGGTCTGCTTGATGACCCGCGCCCCCGCAAAACCGATCAGGGCGCCCGGCTCAGCCAGAATAATATCGCCCAGCATGGCATAGCTGGCCGTGACCCCGCCAGTCGTCGGGTCGGTAAGCACCGAGATGAACAGGCCACCTGACTGCGAGAAGAGGCTGAGCTTGGCACTGGTCTTGGCCATCTGCATCAGGCTCAGCGCCGCTTCTTGCATCCGAGCACCGCCGGACGCCGATACGATCACCAGCGGATGCTTGTGCTCTCGGGCGTAGTCGATGGCACGGGCTACCTTCTCCCCCACCGCCGAGCCCATGCTGCCCCCAATGAAACTGAAGTCCATCACCCCGAACACGACGTTGTAGCCATTGACGCTGCCCACGACCGTCAATATGGCCTCCTGGAGGCCCGTCTTTTTCCTGGCCGCCACCAATTGGTCGGCATATTTCTTCCGCGCCTCAAACTTCAGGGGGTCCACCGAAGTGAGGCTCGCATTCAGCTCGGTGTAATCGTTCCCGCCGTCAAGGAGCTGCTCAAGGTATTGGCGGCAACTGATGCTGAAGTGGTGGGAGCAGGTGGGGCAGACGAAACGCGAGCGCTCCAGCTCATCCCGGTAGATGTACTCCCCGCAGCTGGGGCATTTGGTCCACAGGTCCCCGCTCAGTTCCTTCTTCTGGGTTGAGAGGATTTTCTTGGCGCTACGGCGAAACCAGGCCACCCGCTAATCCGACCCGATCTGCTTGGTGTACAGGTGCGCGTCCTGGCCTGGCCCGTAATAGTCCTTGCGAATCCCAACCGCCTCGAAGCCCCTGCTCAGGTAAAGCCGCCGGGCACTCTCGTTGTCCTTCCTGACCTCCAGGATTACCCGCTTGAACTCCTTGCGCTCGCACATGGCTTCCAGCGCCTCGATAAGACTCCGGCCGATCCCCTGGCCGCGATAGTCCGGGTGGACCGCAATGTTGTGCAGCTGAAACTCGTCCACCACCGCCAGGCCCGTCAGGTAGCCCACGATCATGCCATCCTCCTCGGCCACCAGCCCCACCCCCACTTCATCCTGATCGATCTCCTGCGAAAAGGCTTCCCGGGGCCAGGGATGATCATAGCACATCTCCTCAATGGCCATCAACTGGTCGATATCCTCATTGTGGGCATCACGAATGAGCATGGCGTCGTAACCTTTTCTCGAAATCGTGGTGGTAGTCGGGGACCAATGCTGCCAGATCAGCGCTGGGCTCAAGCCGCTGCGCCAGGGCAAAAGACCCCACCTTTCCCGCCGACGGAGGTATGTTGATCACGCGGATGTCCTCAGCCGGCAGAAAGCGCTCCAGCAGATAACCGCCAACGGACGCGCCTCTGGCCAGCTGGGCAAACTCATCCCACGTTGACGCCCGCACCGCATCCGGCTGCGGCGGCTCGCTGGCCGGATAAGTGTAGACCTGGTTACCATGGGACCAGGTCGCCACCCAGTTGAATTCGCCCACCAATTCCCCCGCCAACAGGCTCGGCAGGGTCGGCACCGGGATAACCGGCAGCCCGGTGGCGAAGGCCAGCCCCTTGACGTAACTCATCCCCACCCGCAGCCCGGTATACGCGCCCGGACCCATGGACAAGGCAATGGCGTCCAGGTCGCTAAAGGAGCGCCCCGCCTGCTCCAGTACGCGCATAACGGCCGGGGCCAGGACTTCGTTGTGCTGCCGGGGAGCCAGCCGCTCGACCATGGCTTCCGGCCCGTTATCCCCAATGATGGCGGCACCACACACATCGTACGCCGTTTCAATGGCTAGCAGTCTCAGCTGCGCACCTCCACCACTCGGCTGCTATCGTCATCTCCATGAGAAAAATCCAGATGAATGGTCTCCTTCGGCAGCAGCGGGGCAATGTTTTCGGCCCATTCAATCACGGAAACAGCCCGCCCACCAAAGTAGTCGCTCAGTCCCAGTTGGCGCCATCTTTCAAGTGTTGTTTCGCGGTAACAATCCATGTGATACAGCAACGGCGGCCGCCCATACTCATGAATCAACGCAAACGTTGGCGAGGATACTGGGTCGGGCAGCCCTAAGCCTTCCGCCATGCCACCGACAAAGGTGGATTTGCCGCTGCCCAGCTCGCCGTGCAGCGCTACCACATCTCCCGGACGCAGGTAGGTGGCAAACTCGGCCCCCGCCCGGCGGGTTTCCTGGACACTGCTACTGTTGATGCCAGACCATGCCACTGACTGGCCGGAGCGAGCCTTGCGCTTTGACCCTGGCGCCACGGTGCTTCTAAATATTCCGTGGACGCAAGGTGACCAAGGGCACCACCATTTCCTCGAGCGAGATGCCACCGTGTTGGAAACTGCCCTCAAACCGCCGGACGAAGCGAT
It includes:
- the surE gene encoding 5'/3'-nucleotidase SurE, translated to MSKPLILISNDDGIQAAGLRALCEAMLPLGEVVVMAPEVERSAAGHAITLSDPLRVNEVDLGLPGVTAHACSGTPADCVKLATLAVLDRPPSLVVSGINHGSNTGINVIYSGTVSAATEGTILGIPSAAFSVDCWDCHDFGPSMAVAQQVVTNILEHGLPAGTLLNVNIPDQPLDQFPAGVLEGRGYVLTVHGKSDWQDRFDRRVDPHNRVYYWLAGRKRERKEAANTDEATLKAGKVSITPLHYDLTHQQSLQGLSGWPLFQTP
- the tsaE gene encoding tRNA (adenosine(37)-N6)-threonylcarbamoyltransferase complex ATPase subunit type 1 TsaE, whose product is MAWSGINSSSVQETRRAGAEFATYLRPGDVVALHGELGSGKSTFVGGMAEGLGLPDPVSSPTFALIHEYGRPPLLYHMDCYRETTLERWRQLGLSDYFGGRAVSVIEWAENIAPLLPKETIHLDFSHGDDDSSRVVEVRS
- a CDS encoding acetyl-CoA carboxylase carboxyltransferase subunit beta is translated as MAWFRRSAKKILSTQKKELSGDLWTKCPSCGEYIYRDELERSRFVCPTCSHHFSISCRQYLEQLLDGGNDYTELNASLTSVDPLKFEARKKYADQLVAARKKTGLQEAILTVVGSVNGYNVVFGVMDFSFIGGSMGSAVGEKVARAIDYAREHKHPLVIVSASGGARMQEAALSLMQMAKTSAKLSLFSQSGGLFISVLTDPTTGGVTASYAMLGDIILAEPGALIGFAGARVIKQTIGQELPEGFQRAEFLLEKGFVDQIVHRRDLKDTLTRIIGFFGYEQAADSHQ
- the tsaB gene encoding tRNA (adenosine(37)-N6)-threonylcarbamoyltransferase complex dimerization subunit type 1 TsaB, whose amino-acid sequence is MCGAAIIGDNGPEAMVERLAPRQHNEVLAPAVMRVLEQAGRSFSDLDAIALSMGPGAYTGLRVGMSYVKGLAFATGLPVIPVPTLPSLLAGELVGEFNWVATWSHGNQVYTYPASEPPQPDAVRASTWDEFAQLARGASVGGYLLERFLPAEDIRVINIPPSAGKVGSFALAQRLEPSADLAALVPDYHHDFEKRLRRHAHS
- the rimI gene encoding ribosomal protein S18-alanine N-acetyltransferase; its protein translation is MLIRDAHNEDIDQLMAIEEMCYDHPWPREAFSQEIDQDEVGVGLVAEEDGMIVGYLTGLAVVDEFQLHNIAVHPDYRGQGIGRSLIEALEAMCERKEFKRVILEVRKDNESARRLYLSRGFEAVGIRKDYYGPGQDAHLYTKQIGSD